The DNA region CAAAGTCGAGGgagaacaaaaaaagaaattacaaaaaatggtttcaacatttgaatatataaaaagtgtaaaatgcattttaaattttacaacagtccagttgttttgcattcattagttttcaaaatattggaatattggaattttctgaaaaatggaaaaaaatgagcCCAAACACACTAAATGTGATATTCATCTTAGGATTCAAATAGCATTTTCCTGCAGATttttgtgaatacaaagagaattttatatcattgatgaatgattttgatggatttctaaaaAATGTTTCACGAATCGGGAAAAACTTAAAGCTTTATGAAATATTATTTGATTTAATGGTTTGAAAGACAataatttttttgggaaatttgtgtaatttgtttTAATGTGGTTCTAAAATTATACTTTGTATTTCGTGCAGTTGAATTACtacaaaatttgattgttttcatACAATTTATTGAATGACATAAACATTCTAAGtttcataaaatcaaataattcatTGAGAAAAGActgtaaactaaaaaaaaataactttacagCTAGACCTACTAGACCAACCTTTACGTATCCAAATCGACTAagcataacattttgagttTAGTCATGTACTTTATAAGTTATACTTAAAAAAGtctgaaagatttttaaaacgattgtttttgtaagaaacccgcaatgttatacatttggaatgaaaagtaattcaacttttttctaatgtttaaTCGATAGAGGATTAATCAACAGACCTTTCCCTGAAATGCCGATCAAATTCTGACAAACCTAACTAAAAACAGACtaattaaattatatttcagGAACATTGAAAGCTATTTCGGATATAGTCACTATGTAAAtttgaggaaggcgccaaccacctaagaaAGAATCAATTAATGCTCAGTGTTTTTAACTAAAACTATCAAACATTGAGTTAATCAAAATGACATGATTCTCCTAATTTAAATAGCTATGTGTTTACtcttaaaaagcaaattttgcaACTTTTCTTTTATAAGCATTATCCCAGTTTTccccccgaaaaaaaacacCGGAAATTGATCGTTTCCGTTTCGGCAAGCTTGTATTTGACTGAAAGTCGGTCCGAGCTGACTGTGTGTTAGTCGGGTCGAGCAGCAGCGAGATTGATGAGCACTCCAGAGCTAACCGGGGAACTATCTGGCCACGCGATCCAAGCACGGACCGGACCGGGTTTGGCGTGCTGGTAGAAGGTCCTTGGGTCGGGGGCTTTGTGTGTGGGGTAAACCAACAAAACATGCCATCCTGATGGTGAGTGTTGGCAGTGGAGTTGGTGAGATACGCTGAGGGGAAAGTGGAAAGTTGTGAAAGTTGAAAATTGGGGAATaggtaagaagtaagaagtaagaagtaagaagtaagaagtaagaagtaagaagtaagaagtaagaacgTTAGAACGTTAGAACGTTAGAACGTTAGAACGTTAGAACGTTAGAACGTTAGAACGTTAGAACGTTAGAACGTTAGAACGTTAGAACGTTAGAACGTTAGAACGTTAGAACGTTAGAACGTTAGAACGTTAGAACGTTAGAACGTTAGAACGTTAGAACATTAGAACGTTAGAACGTTAGAACGTTAGAACGTTAGAACGTTAGAACGTTAGAACGTTAGAACGTTAGAACGTTAGAACGTTAGAACGTTAGAACGTTAGAACGTTACAACGTTACAACgttagaaaattcaaattttcccgCTTTCTCTACTGCGCAACTCACTCCAAAGTTGACCAACCGCTTCGTGCCCTGGACACGAAAGTGATACATGGCGTTCCGGTGGGGTCCTCTGGAAAGGAAAGGTCCGAGGTCCAGGCAgttgaattaaaatttcaaatgatcCAACCGAAGCATGTGTCCATCCCGGAGGTTATCTCTGCTGAGTCAGGAAACAAGCGTTGACCATAGAGAAGTGTGAGTTGAGTCTGCACACTGCAGTCAGTCTACATCCAGGGGGGGGAGGAATAGTTTTGCTgctaattgaattttaattgaaggatatttgaaattgtcaacACTCTAGGAGAGTCTGCACGTGGCTTGGCTGGTGACCAACAATGCAATTGTGCAGCTGGACTGGCAGACTGGCGTTTCAgcatttttaatgcaatttatTGCCCTAACAATTAAAACAGCTGGAACGGAAGTAAGGGAGGTGTTACAGCTTGGACAGATATTTGCTTATTCGATTGGAAGTTggacattgttgttgttttacaaGAATGCCTTGAGGTATTTTATTGGGGCTCAATCAGGCTTGTTTTCCGATTGAATTCGTtgacaattgattgtaaataaGTTTACCATTCAGAACAAGCCCTAAttaactttctttttttttctctgattcTCTTTTCAGGTAAGTTAATCGAATGGCAATCACCAGTCAAGATAAAAGTATCTTGTTTGAATATAACTAATTTCAggtaaaatcatttgaaaatattgccaTCGAATGAGAACATAAACTCATTTAATAACAACTTTTTAGCATACCATTAGATttgtaataaattaataaattgacaCGAACAATTTTCCTAAACTGCTCTACCATTGGCAACAATTCCCATCCCATGTTCCATGTACAGAACTGATGCTCCTAAAGTGCTTTCCGCAGAACAAAACGATACAACTTTGTTGTCGAAACCACACAAGTTCTCTCTCTCGCTGTCTATTCAACTTGCCATCCACCAAAGGAAAACTTTCGAATTATAACAGTTGAACTGCTGAGGGTTTCCAACTCTGTTCTAGGAGGGAAACCACAGAGACAAAAAAATAGGATCATTTTATGAAGATGTGACGATAGAGTGTTGGTGCGATATTATCACACACATCTCGCCCCACTTTGACAACATCATCTTCATCATCCCCTCTTAATGTTAACGGGAGGACGCCTAAACCACAGAGAAACAATGCTGTCTGGTTGAGGACAGAAGTCTATTCCGACCATCGACCACAGTGCAAGTTGTGGAACGTAGCTGCTGGAAAAGTGCTCTTGCTTCCACCCCCAACAAAGCATCGAAAAGTGGAACTTTTGCGGTGTCGAACAAATAGAGAAAATAAAGCGTGAACAAAAATGTcgggggtgtgtgtgtgtgtgtgtgtgtgtgcagccaaccaaacgggaccacgcggtcgcttcttacaaattgagttgtttccatgtattttagattttaaattctatacatgcaaataactcgcataggcatttggtaggtgttagctctgccgagcttcggtgacccatttctacgcaggctagccgtgcgcgaggtacttcagcttgaatcgacaagccccgccctaaagaacgtttgcaaagacccagcacgtatatagtttgtagtagtagtattcctaattctaccaatccaaaggacgggggatcgaaccccggttcGAGCGACTTTCATGTTTCGTTCATGTtaagagtttcaaaaattcatatttcctgatctttctcgtttggagcagatgggaatcgaacccaggatcattcgctttcaaagcgaacaccgtaaccagtcagtcacGGCTGCTCCATATTTCCAATTGGAAGTTTCTCACCCGAAAAGCAGCATCATCCGTCAAACCGGCAGCGATTTCATTCACTATTTCGTCACGAATCCGGCGACTTCTCGAGCCGCCTGAATTTTGAGCCGCTCATAAATCGAGCCGCCAATCTCAGCAAACGTTGCCAACTCCCCCTTCACACACTATTCAACTCCTTAACATTTTCCTCAGCAATTTTCACAACTTTACAACAATACAAACTTGGAAAATCCACCCATTTTCTCTTGAAGGCCACCTCCTGTATCGGCAGAAATTTCTGACCAAAATATAACAAATGGATTAAAAAAACTCCGTTCGGTGACCGAGATTTCTCCTCAAAGTGTCACTTCTTCACAACACCCAAATCACATGAAAACCTGCAACAATCCGTCAGAATTCTTGTACCACTCAAAACACTACACTACCGAAACAACTTCTCGCGGAACTGTCCCGCCGGAAAGTCTAAAAATGGCGAACCGTAAAACGTCACGATGAAAAATTCGAAACGAAGAGAAACCAAAAAACGCGGAGCGCAAATACTTGTCAACCAACGGCGACCAAGGATTGCTGCGATCCTTTCATGAACAAAAATGTCGGGGGTGGGAACAAAATTGTTGCGATTGTGGATTTGTAACAGTATGTgtgagtgtatttttttttgtgtcagtgTGCGACTGGAATTGCATTCCGAAAAGCACACACGTCCAAGTGCGATAACCCTCAACACTTTGTTGAATGGAAAACTTTTCTGACCCCCTTTGCTGGTCTGGTTTATTGAAAAGAGAGTTTTTTTTCCCTCGTCAAATGGGAGGAAAATTATTTCCTTTTCCTGCTCAACAGTGGTGGGTCAGTTTATTtggaaaagtgtttttgactttGACAGAGAGCAATTCTTTAAGAAATCGGCcgatattttacatttttttaccaaataGTTTTGGGACCTTCCCAGTGACCAAAGAAATCATTTTGGGTAACTGGTTCACCCAAAcaagtctccaaacaattttaacaaagcaGAATTTTCCGATCgacttggtgtcttgggcaaagttgtaagtattgatgagcgccattcaaaaaaaaaaagacactgATAAATgtccatttttaaattaactttttcacaaaaaggtCAAATTCTCAACATTCgtatattatatttattttatatttattatatgttttagaagacaaactCGCAACTTTTTGGTCACAGAGAACACCAAAAAggcctttaaaaaatattttgaaaattgctaAATCAAGACTTATCATAATAGTCCCCATCCagtacctacaattttgccgaagcactaaatcgatcagaaaattccttcaaaagttacagcttttCGAATGTaccatttttcaatgaacaGCTTGAGTGGagacaaaatacaaataaactTCATTTCTGGATCTTTCAAAAAATTGCTCATAGAGTGAACAAGGCCttggttttttttacattactaTTTTATTGAATTACCTTTACCGTTTCAGGCCTGacatttcaagaaaatattattttatttgataatgTCAAAATGGTTCTTATGACCATACTAAAATTATAGTCTAGTTTGGGAACTTTCGACACTTGGTtcacatatgagcaattctctaccaaaaccggaaatggattttatttgtatttttttatttggctcaaactttgtgggggccttccctatgaccaaataaactgttttgcgtcattggttcacccatacaagtctccatacaattttggctgctgtccatacaaaaatggtatgtaaatattcaaacagctgtaacttttgagtaaattttctgatcaatttggtgtcttcggcaaagttgtaagtattgttgaggacttttgagaaaaaaaataggtacacggaaaaaaaaattgcagatttttttatcaacttttttttcactaaaactcaatttcccaaaatacgtattttttgattttcgagattttttgatatgttttaggggacaaaaatccgcaacttttgagccatagagaaacatggtcaaaaaatctgacgccgagttatgattttttgaaaaaatagtgatttttggaaaaaaatcgaagttttatgcaaaaacaagtttgacattatttttttaatgcaaaattgaatttgcaattgaaaagtaaataacagattttttaataaagagctccgttttcaagatatagccaccggaaaattgattttagcgaaatatttgcagtttttcaatttttaaaaatagtgaccatgagtgaccatttctaaaaatattttttttttgaaaagttcagaaaatttgctataaaattgtctaagagacattgaagattggacctctggttgctgagatacagcggcttatagaaaaagaaacaggaaaaatgaagttttttaagtttcaccCATAccactcaccattttctaatgtcgatatctcagcaactaatggtccgattttcaatgttaaaacatgaaacattcgtaaaattttccgatcttttcgaaaaaaaatattttgaatttttttaaatcaaaactaccatttcaaaagggccaaacatagaatactacgaccttttgaaatgttagtcctgcTGTCCccattcagactgtagtcccgattcactccAGATGAAGGTACAACATATTTTAGAAGACGGACTTAGTGCGTTCatgccgggaattcccgggacaaaaataccgggatttttccaaaatcgtaAATTCCTGAATCCCggaattttttatgatttgtcccgggaattcccgaatttgaaaaaaaaatctaatttacgcccggaaatatttttttgtagaaatacaTTAATAGTTGAATACATaataatcgataagaattttacgtgaagacttccatcaatttcatgatttttcgttcaaagataaaaaatttgcgtcacattcaatattttgacaaaatttcttcaacaagttgtttagaatagtgccctacacatgctgattctctttggtaacgattatcccattccttgtaatgttatggaaatcgtcattaaccaatgattgccaactaggacgtcaatgactgtgccacaaaattgtataaattttgaagcacaattgatttagatcaaaaattctttcagtggcttcaagaaggcaacaacctgcacatgctgattccttttggttctgaaattcgtttaattgaatttaatacaaaatattttatagtgatgatcaatttccTTCGAAAATGATCTACGTCTTCACCttaaaagaaaatttttatTCGACATATATCAGCTTTGATTTGGCTTATTagtgaaaattgttgaaatttgagtttacagattcacaaaattcttagtgctttaaatattttttatttatctctctATATTTTAATAGACTGGTTATCACATTTAtgaatattaataattttaaaaattggaaaaaagtaTTCAACTATTTAAACTTTAGTCCCGGTTTCCAACAGTTGGCCAAagcagaataaaaaaacaaaatttattaaatccacttaaaagatgatcactcctgaaagtttcataaagatatttcattaatatactgagtaagagacgattaaagcacaaaattttgccatgcgcaaagcaaactgtcaaactttgtgaatattttttttcgcaagatAGGATGGAACAAATTGGATAAAATTAGGGGAGAAGACTCACAAGacctcccgtgtgcatgacgatgcccgatttttgaattttgcatatttgaaaaatgcaagaatcaaAAGCTCTCTtgcttttatatgaaaagcataaaaatatttttatcttacttaaaaatacacttttttgaatatCGAGTGTATTTTGAGTGttcaccaaaattatgagccgatttggtcaaagcagtgttgagatatcgtggcatccattttttaaactgacaACTTCAAACtgttatatctcggcaatggtgcaacctaaaattttcaaattcattttgttgatagatgaaaatatatattttaatggcttgaaaatagatttaaaaaagtttaaaagtgttctcataccaacctctgacatttatgCCGATTTACATTTATGTAAGCTATTTAAAAGCTGTCGTCtatgttcagattgaagtgtagattatcaccaattaatataATTGCGctgattctatgattttaagttgaaaaacataacaaatataatgaaaaaatagattttatggCTGTCCCAGGATCATGGGAATTCCAgggatttcaaaattatttctcCTGTTTCCCGGGagattcaaaacccgggaaaattggacgcactagacggactttaaaaaaaaataaattgctcatgtttgaaataatGGATAAACTCacacaatatttttgaagtctcatttttttaaataatttctggaacagaaaaactaaaaaatataacaGTCAAGAGAACCTtgtattcaaaaatataaaataaaaacatttaaaaaaaagttactttttaaaGAAAGTACTCCTTATGGTCGAAAGAATGAAAaatctcacattttttttttcaaaacgaacatgaaaatgtttattccaaacataagaaaatcattttttttagatttcgtcCTTTCGACGATTTGACCATTCGACCTGATGTCTTTCGatcttttggcattcgaccttatgAGCATTTTTTACGAAATCTGCCGATTtctaccatttttattttttttatttttttgattttgctcgaactttgtgggggccttccctatgaccaaagaatctattttgtgtcattggttcacccatacaggtCTCCATACTATGTTGgctgatgtccatacaaaaatggtacgtaaatattcgagcagctgtaacttttaagtGAAATTTCTGCGCAATTGTGGAgtgttcggcaaagttttaagtattattgagtactattgagaaaaaataggccaaaccatttattttttaaacaatcacATTTCGGCAACTTAGCACAACACACCCAGGCTTCAAGCTATAGTCGTAATCACGGTCCTAAAACTTCCACTACTGACATCCCGCTGCTGCTCCCCAATCCCCCCGACTTCCTTCCTCTGCTCCAACTCCCGGCACAGCACCAGCACGGCCAACGCAAAGAACCCGAGGGCCGCCCACAGCACGATGATCACCACGTCCGGCGACTCCCAGAGCAGCGTCAACAGGCCAAAGTATCCGTAGGTGGCGGCGTTGGCCACGGTGAAGACGGTTCCCACTAGCGGGACCAGCGAGCGCCGCTCGGGACACAGTTCGAGCAGCAGGTGCAGGGCCACCGCGAAGGTGAAGGCCGTCGCGGGGAGGGCCAACCTGGCGGGGATTTCCTCCTCCAGGTAGAGGTAGGAGGCTCCGGCGGTCAGGGTCGCCAGGAGGGACGCGATCAGGACTTGGACCGGGCTGAAGAACAGGGTGAAGAAGCCGAGGAAGGTGAAGCCGATGAAGGTGTACAGGACGTTCCAGAGCGTGGCGAGGAAGTCGTCGGCGATGAGGAGCGGCAGGAAGGGTCGCAGCAGGGTTGGGGAGGGGTCGGTGAGGAACCTGGAAGAAAAGGGGGTGGTGGTTAGATTGATGGGGGTTTGTTAGGTGGGGTTTGTTGATACCATTGGAGAGTTACGTTGCAGAGTGAGGTTAGGATTACGGCGATGGCTGAGGAGATGGCGACCAGTTTGGGGAATTTGAGGTTAGGTGACGGTGGGAAGGATTCCTTGACCGCGTGCTGGCAGAATCCGATTGGGTAGAACAGTGACAGGTGGGCTAGGGCTACCAGGATGTTGAGGTAGTACTGCGTCTCCGGCCAGATCTCTTCCAGTTCGTTGAGTATCCAGGGCAGAACGGCGGATCCAAAGCTCTGTACGATGATTCCGTACACGAGCCCCGGGAAGCGTTCGTTGGGCGAGCTGTAGACGACGATTTGGTAAAAGTACAGAACTAGTTTGCCGCTCCAGAACAGTTCCGAAAGAAATCCACAGATTTGGAGGATCCTATCCCCTTCCCCGTCGCTTGGTAGCATCAACAGCACGTAGCACAAGGCGACAAACAGATGTCCAAGGCCATAGATTCTGCGCACCAGCTGTAGGTCAACGGGTCTAGCCAGCAGTCCACAGATCAAGGTCGGCCCAAAAACCCGCCCTAGGTACACATTCGGCTGGTAATTGATCTCCAAATCGCCCTCCTCTTCAAGCTCCTCCTCAATCCCTGCGTAGAACCCCTCGTACTCTGCGTCCACTTCAGCTTCCGCAGCCACCTTCTGTTCCACTATCCGCTGCAGCGGGTCATACCCCAATCCGGTCAAGGACAACGCCACAATCGACAAGTACACGGCACATCGCTGGACCACTCCATCCCCACCACCACTTTCATACGAAGAACTCAACGAAGGACTCCTCACACGGCGCTGAAGATCTTCACTCATCGCCTTCAAAGTTCGATCCAACTCAACCGGGAAGTGCAACGAAACTGTGCCCTGCACAAACTGCAACTCAAACTTGCAGTCTCCGCGGTCGCCAACGGAAACGGTGCAGTTTGTTGGTTCGATTGAGCTTCCGCTTCCGCGTTGCTCCCACCCACCCTCgcacaattttaaattaaactttccAAGGACCACCACCTTCGCGGGCGGCACACCTGTTGCACACCTGTTTGGTTTCAAGGGGAGAAAAGCTCAACTGGCTGGGTGGCAGGTTggcgccatcatcatcatcaggtgCAGTTCAGGCAGTTCCGCGAACGAAAGAAAAGCTCAATGGAGCTGTTTTTGGGGGGTAAATTGGCTGGGCTTGTTTTGTTCAGTTCAGCAGGAATTTTCTACCCGCCCGGAAGTGACTGGTGCagagaaaatgtgttttttttttttgttttcatttggcTACGTCATTCCAGGAGTGGCTTTTGTGAGTGGTGTTTCCTGGTACGGTGAAACATTTTCACGAAAAAAGTTCCTCCAGTTGGAAATGAGTGCCTTTTTAAAGTGGTGCTGTTATTACCCACTTGAACATGGGTAGTTTGATTAGCttgcattattttaatttgatattcAAATCATAATTCATTGTGTCCCATGTAGCGCGTCCTAATTCCCGGGGTTACAACaatcccgggaaacggaaaatttgaatttaaatatatccttcgttcttttattacgaaacgcaaaaaaaaattgagccccctctcccccccttgtaacaaaatttctttgcaaatttcaaaatttttgtatgtaGCGTAACACGGTcaatggtcaaagacaaacttgtaggaaaattGACGGGCATTCCGATTTTTtccgttcaatttttttgtgaaaatagcctaagatgttacaaaaatacGCACGAacaatgcaggatggagcaattcccctaaaaaaatacaaaaatcatttactgaaactgttcttttataagtgctctaaacatcaaaattttcaaaaactgaacacGAGAGtcaattctccagacaattttacacaaaagtctccatattgaccattgtcctaagtccaatccttgtgaagttacagcggtttttttaaataaaaatgttgaaaaaaaatgattttttgttggtttttggcaatttctatatgacagactttcgtcttgaaaatatttttaccggaaagctcgttcaatttctcataagtttgtctttgaccacatttcaattggatgtatggccttacagatataagctaattacattgctgataactgaaaacataatattttttcagtgtagtatagggaccatccataaaccacgtggacactttaaagggggtgggggtgggggcgattgtccacgatccatacaatttttttttgtcttatccacgaggggggggggcggtaacagattaccaaaaaagtgtccacgtggtttatggatggtcccatagtaACTTGTATAGTAAATAAGCATAAATCATCAATAAAACGAGTTATTATGAAAAGAGTTGAAAGACTCAAGGGGAATTCTACGagctttttggtaaaaatatgtttgagactgaaaaatcaagcctgtcatatagaaaattccaaaaaccatcaaaaaacctattttttcaacaattttatttttaagaccgctgtaatttcaatttactgtaattttgacgtttagagcactttaaaaaaaaaacagtgtcagtaaatgatttttgttttcttttttttaggtgagttgctccatcctgcattattcgtgagtctttttgtaaaattttaggctattttcacacaaaaaaaaatcttgttttggccTCGAATTGCTCGTGAGAATTTTCAcagaaatacgtatttttcttgtattttcgaaatgcattgtttttttcgaaacaatactccaaattattaatttttctaTATGGGTTGCATAtgatcgggaatttttcatacatttcgaaagtattaatatttttttgtgaaatactcaaaattttcacaaaactatgtattttttgaaaaatattgaagatttcagtttttgacaatatgg from Culex quinquefasciatus strain JHB chromosome 3, VPISU_Cqui_1.0_pri_paternal, whole genome shotgun sequence includes:
- the LOC6047801 gene encoding uncharacterized protein LOC6047801, translated to MSEDLQRRVRSPSLSSSYESGGGDGVVQRCAVYLSIVALSLTGLGYDPLQRIVEQKVAAEAEVDAEYEGFYAGIEEELEEEGDLEINYQPNVYLGRVFGPTLICGLLARPVDLQLVRRIYGLGHLFVALCYVLLMLPSDGEGDRILQICGFLSELFWSGKLVLYFYQIVVYSSPNERFPGLVYGIIVQSFGSAVLPWILNELEEIWPETQYYLNILVALAHLSLFYPIGFCQHAVKESFPPSPNLKFPKLVAISSAIAVILTSLCNVTLQWFLTDPSPTLLRPFLPLLIADDFLATLWNVLYTFIGFTFLGFFTLFFSPVQVLIASLLATLTAGASYLYLEEEIPARLALPATAFTFAVALHLLLELCPERRSLVPLVGTVFTVANAATYGYFGLLTLLWESPDVVIIVLWAALGFFALAVLVLCRELEQRKEVGGIGEQQRDVSSGSFRTVITTIA